A genomic window from Triticum urartu cultivar G1812 chromosome 7, Tu2.1, whole genome shotgun sequence includes:
- the LOC125524143 gene encoding 12-oxophytodienoate reductase 1, whose amino-acid sequence MVAKEAIPLLTPHRMGRFELSHRVVLAPLTRCRSYANVPQPHAAAYYSQRATKGGLLIAEATGVSATAQGYPETPGIWTQQQVDAWKPIVDAVHRKGALFFCQIWHVGRVSTNDFQPDGQAPISSTDKQITPDAESGMVYSKPRQLQTNEIPLIVDDFRRAARNAVEAGFDGVEIHGAHGYLLEQFMKDSSNNRTDEYGGSLENRCRFAVEVIDAIVHEIGADRVGIRLSPFVDYMDCFDSDPHALGMYMVQQLNKHQGFVYCHMVEPRMAIVDGRRQIPHGLLPFRKAFNGTFIAAGGYDREEGNKVVADGYADLVAYGRIFLANPDLPKRFELDSPLNKYDRNTFYTQDPVIGYTDYPFLEGGSNAE is encoded by the exons ATGGTGGCCAAGGAGGCGATCCCGCTGCTGACGCCGCACAGGATGGGCCGGTTCGAGCTCTCCCACCGGGTGGTGCTCGCGCCGCTCACGCGCTGCCGCTCCTACGCCAACGTGCCGCAGCCGCACGCCGCGGCCTACTACTCGCAGCGGGCGACGAAGGGCGGCCTTCTCATCGCCGAGGCCACCGGCGTCTCCGCCACCGCGCAGGGATACCCGGAGACCCCCGGCATCTGGACGCAGCAGCAGGTCGACGCCTGGAAGCCCATCGTCGACGCCGTCCACCGCAAGGGCGCTCTCTTCTTCTGCCAGATCTGGCACGTCGGAAGGGTCTCCACCAACG ATTTCCAGCCAGATGGACAGGCGCCGATCTCCAGCACTGACAAGCAGATAACACCTGATGCTGAGTCCGGCATGGTCTACTCCAAGCCTCGACAGCTTCAAACAAACGAGATACCGCTGATCGTCGATGACTTCAGACGTGCTGCCCGGAATGCCGTCGAGGCGGGGTTCGACGGCGTTGAGATCCACGGGGCACACGGGTACCTATTGGAGCAGTTCATGAAAGACAGCTCTAACAATCGCACCGACGAGTACGGTGGCAGCCTTGAGAACCGATGCCGCTTTGCGGTGGAGGTAATTGATGCTATAGTCCATGAGATTGGTGCGGATCGCGTAGGCATCAGGTTGTCTCCATTCGTGGACTACATGGACTGCTTCGACTCGGACCCACATGCACTCGGGATGTACATGGTACAACAGCTCAACAAGCATCAAGGGTTTGTCTATTGCCACATGGTAGAACCCCGGATGGCAATTGTGGATGGTCGCAGACAAATACCCCACGGGCTTCTGCCATTCAGGAAAGCATTCAACGGCACTTTCATTGCCGCTGGAGGGTATGATCGAGAGGAAGGCAACAAAGTGGTGGCCGACGGCTATGCTGATCTCGTTGCTTATGGGAGGATCTTTCTAGCTAATCCAGATTTGCCAAAGAGATTCGAGCTCGACTCACCATTGAACAAGTACGACCGTAACACTTTCTACACGCAAGATCCTGTCATTGGCTACACAGATTATCCTTTCCTTGAAGGCGGCTCGAATGCCGAGTAG
- the LOC125524769 gene encoding pentatricopeptide repeat-containing protein At3g29230-like produces MQPRTLPRGRAAVLRAVTGCRARREEQALHCLVCKLGLASDVVLATALLVRYGKRGLLAPAQRLFDEMPRRDAVAFNAMLAALGASGRADDARRLFDRMPEPDRTPASWNTLLTCYCRAGDLASARAVFEASLRAATSSVVSWNAMVDGYCKAGRMDAARELFDRMGSSLRDAVTYNTMMAGYLRRGDPAAAIAMFRRLTQEGDQETPRPTAVTIATVVTACTQVGDFGFGRAVHLSARQLLGTSPDAVLSNALMDMYFKCGSVDRALEVFSAMPPGAPNLFCWNTVIAGLGRNGRGEDAVRAFRDMVEASKKNNEVKPDSVTFVALLSACSHSGLVAEGRALFGEMLPAHGVGPGAEHYGCMVDLLCRAGLLGEAVRLVRTMPVRPNAKVLGCLLLHARGSGDGVASSEWAAGRIAELDGRDGAAYGLSNLYASLQRWDHVERHRSSAAVASGKEPGRTSYDPHAR; encoded by the coding sequence ATGCAGCCGAGGACGCTCCCGCGCGGCCGCGCCGCCGTCCTGCGCGCGGTCACGGGATGCCGCGCCCGCCGCGAAGAGCAGGCCCTCCACTGCCTCGTCTGCAAGCTCGGCCTCGCCTCCGACGTCGTGCTGGCGACCGCCTTGCTCGTCCGCTACGGCAAGCGCGGCCTCCTGGCTCCGGCCCAGCGGCTGTTCGACGAGATGCCGCGCAGGGACGCGGTCGCCTTCAACGCCATGCTGGCCGCGCTCGGCGCCTCGGGTAGGGCGGATGACGCGCGGAGGCTGTTCGACCGAATGCCGGAGCCGGACAGGACCCCCGCGTCGTGGAACACCCTGCTCACGTGCTACTGCAGGGCCGGCGACCTCGCCTCCGCCAGGGCAGTCTTCGAGGCGAGCCTGCGCGCGGCGACGAGCAGCGTCGTGTCGTGGAACGCCATGGTCGACGGGTACTGCAAGGCCGGGCGGATGGACGCTGCACGGGAGCTGTTCGACCGGATGGGCTCATCACTGCGGGACGCCGTCACCTATAACACGATGATGGCCGGGTACTTGCGCCGGGGAGACCCAGCCGCCGCCATCGCGATGTTCCGCCGGCTGACGCAGGAGGGGGATCAGGAGACGCCGAGGCCCACCGCGGTCACCATTGCCACCGTGGTGACGGCTTGCACGCAGGTGGGGGACTTCGGCTTTGGCCGGGCGGTCCATCTCTCCGCCCGGCAGCTGCTGGGGACGAGCCCCGACGCCGTGCTGAGCAACGCCCTCATGGACATGTACTTCAAGTGCGGGAGCGTGGACCGCGCGCTCGAGGTCTTCAGCGCCATGCCGCCCGGCGCGCCCAACCTCTTCTGCTGGAACACGGTGATCGCGGGGCTGGGCAGGAACGGCCGCGGCGAGGACGCCGTCAGGGCGTTCCGCGACATGGTCGAGGCGAGCAAGAAGAACAACGAGGTGAAGCCGGACTCGGTGACGTTCGTGGCGCTCCTGTCGGCGTGCAGCCACTCGGGCCTGGTGGCCGAGGGCCGGGCGCTCTTCGGCGAGATGCTGCCGGCCCACGGGGTGGGTCCCGGGGCGGAGCACTACGGCTGCATGGTGGACCTGCTGTGCCGCGCGGGGCTGCTCGGCGAGGCCGTGCGGCTCGTGCGGACGATGCCCGTCCGCCCCAACGCCAAGGTCCTGGGGTGCCTGCTGCTCCACGCGCGCGGCTCGGGGGACGGCGTCGCGTCGAGCGAGTGGGCGGCGGGGCGGATCGCGGAGCTGGACGGCCGCGACGGCGCCGCGTACGGGCTGTCCAACCTGTACGCGTCGCTGCAGAGGTGGGATCACGTCGAGAGGCACCGGAGTAGCGCGGCCGTGGCGAGCGGCAAGGAGCCTGGACGGACCAGCTACGATCCGCATGCGCGCTAG